In a single window of the Delftia tsuruhatensis genome:
- a CDS encoding transglutaminase-like domain-containing protein, translating to MTQPRIKLQVQVDLAYDIRDPSGADFVFNIHAAQTAHQVVEQERLVLNQPVVPDIATEAATSTRFMRLHANPGLLQLTYTATVCMAHHREDPALLKEVPVRCMPLEILPYIYPSRYCQSDRLMQLALRNFGHLAPGYARVLAIQHWVQELVTFAPATSNSSTSAIDTLVDQVGVCRDFTHLMIALCRALNIPARIATGTDYGADSALGPPDFHAYVEAYLGDRWYLFDASGTAIPMGFIRFGTGRDAADVAFATIFGDVVAMAPTLHTQAVEDGGSQLPRLCDQALSTTAPSPAVMAGCASFDSTADRRIFRQLPA from the coding sequence ATGACCCAACCCCGCATCAAACTGCAGGTCCAGGTGGATCTGGCGTACGACATCCGCGATCCGTCCGGGGCGGATTTCGTGTTCAACATCCACGCGGCGCAGACCGCGCACCAGGTCGTGGAGCAGGAGCGGCTGGTGCTCAACCAGCCCGTGGTCCCCGACATCGCCACCGAGGCTGCTACCTCCACCCGCTTCATGCGCCTGCATGCCAACCCAGGCCTCTTGCAACTGACCTACACCGCCACCGTGTGCATGGCGCACCACCGCGAGGACCCCGCCTTGCTCAAGGAGGTTCCCGTGCGCTGCATGCCGCTGGAGATCCTGCCCTACATCTACCCCAGCCGTTACTGCCAGTCCGACCGGCTGATGCAATTGGCACTGCGCAATTTCGGCCACCTGGCTCCAGGCTATGCGCGCGTGCTGGCGATTCAGCATTGGGTGCAGGAGCTGGTGACCTTCGCGCCAGCCACCAGCAACTCGTCGACCTCGGCCATCGACACCTTGGTGGACCAGGTGGGCGTGTGCCGTGATTTCACCCACCTGATGATTGCCCTGTGCCGTGCGCTGAACATTCCCGCCCGCATTGCCACGGGCACGGACTACGGAGCCGACAGCGCGCTGGGGCCGCCGGATTTCCATGCCTATGTGGAGGCCTACCTGGGCGACCGGTGGTACCTGTTCGACGCTTCCGGCACGGCGATTCCCATGGGGTTCATACGCTTCGGTACCGGCCGGGACGCTGCGGACGTGGCCTTTGCCACCATCTTCGGCGACGTGGTGGCCATGGCGCCCACCCTGCACACCCAGGCCGTGGAGGATGGCGGCAGCCAGTTGCCCCGGCTGTGCGACCAGGCGTTGTCCACCACCGCTCCTTCACCCGCCGTGATGGCCGGTTGTGCGTCCTTCGACAGTACCGCGGACCGGAGAATCTTCAGGCAGCTGCCTGCCTGA
- a CDS encoding TonB-dependent siderophore receptor, producing MSIHRPTRTALAQAALLTLIGAAQAQGSLAGTTDATAEATLAPVTVNAATENENPAGPVVGFTARRAISATKTDTPLIETPQAISVVTRDQFEAQGVQTLRQTTAYSAGVVSNYFDSRVDSFSARGGTVSQYQDGLLRTYGTYNTSRPDPYTLERVEFLRGPSSVLYGQGSVGGVLNLTSKRPQAEALREVQVQVGNYGRKQIATDLTGPLTEDGQWLYRLVAVGRESGTQVDHVNDDRLVIAPSLTWRPSADTSLTLQALYQKDKSGSLIGFFPWQGTRLPGPYGRIPTSTFIGEPGWDSFDTENKSWGYLFSHRLNADWTLRQNLRRTISDVDYRSIYSSFTAIPGQGRPARPVFNPDNRTIYRDASWQVNGGRMLLIDTQLEGRLRWGSAEHTVLAGMDAQRNSTSQSTWRALASPIDVYNPVYGNFTPPTASQLVRQPDVSQKQLGFYAQDQIKWGRWTATLGLRHDSAQTDTQGRPAAAVDEKAWTKRAGATYQMEGGWAPYLGYSESFQPLGGVDVYGTPYKAQRGEQWEAGVKWQPPGQGISAFAAVYTLREKNRKTADPANPLNSLQIGEVKVNGFETELTASLARHWDATLAYAYTDAVISRSNGGDQGQRVTSVPRHTASAWLTHRFATEGRGGWSVGAGVRYTGSQWTGTTLVDTPSATLLDAMVSYDAGPWRLAFNVVNLTDKVQITQCLARGDCFYGQRRTFALTGTHRF from the coding sequence ATGTCCATCCACAGACCCACCCGCACGGCACTGGCACAGGCCGCCCTGCTCACGCTGATCGGCGCCGCCCAGGCACAGGGCAGCCTCGCTGGCACAACCGACGCCACTGCCGAGGCCACGCTGGCCCCGGTCACCGTGAACGCCGCCACCGAGAACGAGAACCCCGCAGGGCCGGTGGTCGGCTTCACGGCCCGGCGCGCCATCTCCGCCACCAAGACCGACACCCCGCTGATCGAGACACCCCAGGCCATCAGCGTGGTCACGCGCGACCAGTTCGAGGCCCAGGGCGTGCAGACCCTGCGCCAGACCACGGCCTACAGCGCGGGCGTGGTCTCCAACTACTTCGACAGCCGGGTGGACAGCTTCTCGGCGCGCGGCGGCACCGTCAGCCAGTACCAGGACGGGCTGCTGCGCACCTATGGCACCTACAACACCAGCCGTCCCGACCCGTACACGCTGGAGCGCGTCGAATTCCTGCGCGGCCCCTCCTCCGTGCTCTACGGACAGGGCAGCGTGGGCGGCGTGCTCAACCTCACCAGCAAGCGCCCCCAGGCCGAGGCGCTGCGCGAAGTGCAGGTACAGGTGGGCAACTACGGACGCAAGCAGATCGCCACCGACCTGACCGGGCCGCTCACCGAAGACGGCCAGTGGCTGTACCGCCTGGTGGCCGTGGGCCGCGAAAGCGGCACCCAGGTGGACCATGTGAACGACGACCGCCTGGTGATCGCCCCCAGCCTGACCTGGAGGCCCAGCGCCGACACCTCGCTGACGCTGCAGGCGCTCTACCAGAAGGACAAGAGCGGCTCGCTGATCGGCTTTTTCCCCTGGCAGGGCACGCGCCTGCCCGGTCCCTACGGCCGGATTCCCACCAGCACCTTCATCGGCGAGCCCGGCTGGGACTCTTTCGACACCGAAAACAAGTCCTGGGGCTACCTCTTCAGCCACCGACTGAACGCCGACTGGACGCTGCGCCAGAACCTGCGCCGCACCATCAGCGACGTGGACTACCGCTCCATCTACAGCAGCTTCACGGCCATTCCGGGACAGGGCCGCCCCGCGCGCCCGGTCTTCAACCCGGACAATCGCACCATCTACCGCGATGCCTCCTGGCAGGTCAATGGCGGGCGCATGCTGCTGATCGACACCCAGCTCGAAGGCAGGCTGCGCTGGGGCAGTGCCGAGCACACCGTGCTGGCCGGCATGGACGCGCAGCGCAACAGCACCAGCCAGTCCACATGGCGCGCCCTGGCCTCGCCCATCGACGTCTACAACCCCGTCTACGGCAACTTCACGCCGCCCACGGCGTCGCAGCTGGTGCGCCAGCCCGACGTCTCGCAAAAGCAGCTGGGCTTCTACGCCCAGGACCAGATCAAGTGGGGCCGCTGGACCGCCACGCTGGGCCTGCGCCATGACAGCGCCCAGACCGACACGCAAGGCCGGCCCGCCGCCGCCGTGGACGAAAAAGCCTGGACCAAACGCGCCGGCGCCACCTACCAGATGGAGGGCGGCTGGGCGCCCTACCTGGGCTACTCCGAATCCTTCCAGCCGCTGGGCGGCGTGGACGTCTACGGCACGCCCTACAAGGCCCAGCGCGGTGAGCAGTGGGAAGCGGGCGTGAAATGGCAGCCGCCGGGCCAAGGCATCTCGGCCTTCGCGGCGGTCTACACGCTGCGCGAGAAGAACCGCAAGACCGCCGACCCCGCCAACCCGCTCAACAGCCTGCAGATCGGCGAAGTCAAGGTCAACGGCTTCGAGACCGAGCTGACCGCAAGCCTGGCCCGCCACTGGGACGCCACCCTGGCCTATGCCTACACCGATGCCGTCATCTCGCGAAGCAACGGCGGCGACCAGGGCCAGCGCGTGACCAGCGTGCCGCGCCACACGGCCTCGGCCTGGCTGACGCACCGCTTCGCCACCGAAGGCCGCGGCGGCTGGAGCGTGGGCGCAGGCGTGCGCTACACCGGCTCGCAGTGGACGGGCACCACCTTGGTGGACACCCCTTCTGCCACCCTGCTGGACGCCATGGTCTCCTATGACGCCGGCCCCTGGCGCCTGGCCTTCAACGTGGTCAACCTGACCGACAAGGTGCAGATCACCCAGTGCCTGGCGCGCGGCGACTGCTTCTACGGCCAGCGTCGCACCTTCGCACTGACGGGCACGCACCGGTTCTGA
- a CDS encoding B3/4 domain-containing protein, whose protein sequence is MLFSYASPISRDFPELATQVLRIQGVTTQACTAAAVDDLVERARQRLASTPESELPEIQAWRRAFARMGLRPTQYRCASEALLRRLRKEGELPRLHPLVDLCNAASVAHAIPVAVIDLGRVQGCLRVGPAAGNELYETFAGETEHPQPGEIIFVDEAGRAHARRWCNRQSGHSAVTQHTADALIVAEALHATAGMDTGLLIAGIEAALSISWPRAQVSRVVVQRSS, encoded by the coding sequence TTGCTGTTCTCCTACGCTTCCCCCATTTCCCGGGATTTCCCCGAACTCGCCACGCAGGTACTGCGCATCCAAGGCGTGACAACCCAGGCTTGCACGGCCGCCGCCGTGGATGACCTGGTGGAGCGGGCCAGGCAGCGCCTGGCATCGACCCCGGAAAGCGAGCTGCCCGAAATCCAGGCCTGGCGGCGTGCCTTCGCCAGGATGGGGCTCAGACCCACCCAGTACCGCTGTGCCTCCGAGGCCCTGCTGCGCCGGCTGCGCAAGGAAGGCGAGCTGCCCCGCCTGCATCCGCTGGTGGACCTGTGCAACGCCGCTTCGGTGGCCCATGCCATCCCCGTGGCCGTCATCGATCTGGGCCGCGTCCAGGGCTGCCTGCGGGTGGGCCCCGCGGCGGGCAACGAGCTGTATGAGACGTTCGCCGGCGAGACCGAGCACCCGCAGCCCGGCGAGATCATCTTCGTCGACGAGGCCGGCCGCGCGCATGCGCGGCGCTGGTGCAATCGCCAAAGCGGCCATTCGGCCGTGACGCAGCACACGGCCGATGCGCTCATCGTGGCCGAGGCCCTGCATGCCACGGCCGGCATGGACACCGGCTTGCTGATCGCAGGGATCGAGGCGGCGCTCTCGATCTCGTGGCCCCGGGCACAGGTGTCCAGGGTGGTCGTGCAGCGGTCATCCTGA
- a CDS encoding AraC family transcriptional regulator, with the protein MVASNPQRFTWLRCRAEGVEAVAADTARSFGRHTHDQYGIGLIARGAQRSASGRGICEAAAGDLIMVNPGEVHDGMPIGDGGRAWCMLYLEPSVMAGLATDLHDGRDAPAFEFHHPMLRDPLLATRFRTLFRRMTSAASTDAAGDGLGIDEALLRLLTGMLRRPAPAPCVPRAIALARAMIDDDPGAPLTLAALAGEAGLSRYQFLRAFARATGMTPHAYLVQRRLHHVRRLIAAGMPLAEAAADAGFADQSHMTRLFVRSFGMAPGAYAAAAGPRLGTPCARAAISFKTAVTA; encoded by the coding sequence ATGGTGGCAAGCAACCCGCAGCGCTTCACCTGGCTGCGCTGCCGTGCCGAGGGCGTCGAGGCCGTGGCGGCCGACACCGCGCGCAGCTTCGGCCGCCACACCCACGACCAGTACGGCATCGGCCTGATCGCGCGGGGCGCGCAGAGATCGGCCAGCGGGCGCGGCATCTGTGAGGCCGCGGCTGGCGATCTCATCATGGTCAACCCCGGCGAGGTGCATGACGGCATGCCGATAGGCGATGGCGGGCGGGCCTGGTGCATGCTCTACCTGGAGCCCTCGGTCATGGCAGGGCTGGCGACCGATCTGCACGACGGTCGGGACGCGCCCGCCTTCGAGTTCCACCATCCCATGCTGCGCGATCCGCTGCTGGCGACACGCTTCAGGACGCTTTTTCGGCGGATGACCAGCGCGGCCAGCACCGACGCGGCAGGGGACGGGCTGGGCATCGATGAAGCCCTGTTGCGGTTGCTGACCGGCATGCTGCGACGCCCTGCCCCCGCGCCCTGCGTGCCCCGGGCCATCGCCCTGGCGCGCGCCATGATCGACGACGACCCGGGCGCTCCCCTGACCCTGGCCGCCCTGGCCGGGGAAGCAGGACTGAGCCGCTACCAGTTCCTGCGCGCCTTCGCGCGCGCCACCGGCATGACGCCGCACGCCTACCTGGTCCAGCGGCGCCTGCACCATGTTCGCCGACTGATCGCCGCCGGCATGCCCCTGGCCGAGGCAGCGGCCGATGCAGGCTTCGCCGACCAGAGCCACATGACGCGCCTGTTTGTGCGCAGCTTCGGCATGGCGCCCGGGGCCTATGCGGCAGCCGCCGGCCCCCGCCTCGGTACGCCCTGCGCACGCGCTGCAATTTCCTTCAAGACCGCCGTGACCGCCTGA
- the msrA gene encoding peptide-methionine (S)-S-oxide reductase MsrA: MNTPSIPRRRGLFQLLAGSAVLLGGAALWQGNRLLAAEQAVRIPPPAQDAPASGQGPRKAIFAGGCFWGVQGVFQHVKGVQRVVSGYSGGTADQASYAAVSSGRTGHAESVEITYDPAQVSYGRLLQIFFSVAHDPTQLNRQGPDTGTQYRSAIFASDADQLRTAQAYVAQLEAAKAFGKPIVTQLEGRPSFFPAETYHQDFMTENPRHPYIVINDLPKVEQLRQWFPDQYRADPVLVKQAAMRR; encoded by the coding sequence ATGAACACCCCATCCATCCCTCGCCGCCGCGGCCTTTTCCAGCTCCTAGCCGGCAGCGCCGTGCTGCTGGGCGGCGCTGCCCTGTGGCAGGGCAATAGGCTGCTGGCCGCCGAGCAGGCCGTGCGCATCCCCCCGCCCGCGCAGGACGCGCCGGCCAGCGGCCAGGGGCCGCGCAAGGCCATCTTCGCAGGCGGCTGCTTCTGGGGCGTGCAAGGCGTGTTCCAGCATGTCAAGGGTGTGCAGCGCGTGGTCTCGGGCTACAGCGGCGGCACGGCGGACCAGGCCTCGTATGCGGCCGTCAGCAGCGGGCGAACGGGCCATGCGGAGTCGGTGGAGATCACGTACGACCCTGCCCAGGTCAGCTACGGCCGGCTGCTGCAGATCTTCTTTTCCGTGGCGCACGACCCCACCCAGCTCAACCGACAGGGGCCGGACACGGGCACGCAGTACCGCTCGGCCATCTTCGCCAGCGATGCGGACCAGCTCAGGACCGCCCAGGCCTACGTGGCCCAGTTGGAAGCCGCCAAGGCCTTCGGCAAGCCCATCGTGACGCAACTGGAAGGCCGACCCAGCTTCTTCCCGGCCGAAACCTACCACCAGGACTTCATGACCGAGAACCCGCGCCATCCCTACATCGTCATCAACGACCTGCCCAAGGTGGAACAGCTCAGGCAATGGTTCCCCGACCAGTACCGTGCCGATCCTGTGCTGGTCAAGCAGGCAGCCATGCGCCGGTAG
- a CDS encoding cytochrome c biogenesis protein DipZ, translating to MLLIALAYLGGVLTILSPCILLVLPFVFARADQPFAKSGLPLLAGMALTFALVASLAAVGGGWVVAANEYGRWLALALVALFALTLLWPGLSERLTRPLVAAGSRLSERAQGTGATDGGPRPGASLLLGVATGLLWAPCAGPILGLILTGAALQGANAGSSLLLLAYAAGAATSMAAALLLGGKVFTTLKRSLGAGEWVRRGLGAAMLAGVGAIALGLDTGVLARLSTASTGGLEQKLVDRLGSRPEGGAMAMQAGPAMMAAVDNGQGPGQAMMAAGGAMRMAAGPAQAALPDEGLAPALDGATDWLNGAPLTAEQLRGKVVLVDFWTYSCINCLRTLPYVKAWAEKYRDQGLVVVGVHAPEFAFERKLSNVEKAVKDLGIPYPVAVDNGYRIWRAFNNQYWPAHYFIDARGRIRHHHFGEGGHAESERVIQQLLREAGSRQVDQGLIEVRAQGVQQAADMASVRSPETYLGYGRAEHFASTPAAARDQTAAYEVPDRLALNAWGLAGQWTVGPESATLDRATGRISYRFQARDLHLVLGPGPQGRPVRFRVLIDGKAPGASRGMDVGADGSGTVTAQRLYQLIRQDGAIAERTFSIEFLDPGVSAYAFTFG from the coding sequence ATGCTGTTGATCGCTCTTGCCTACCTGGGCGGTGTGCTGACCATCCTCAGCCCCTGCATCCTGCTGGTGCTGCCCTTCGTCTTCGCGCGCGCCGACCAGCCCTTCGCCAAAAGCGGCCTTCCGCTGCTGGCCGGCATGGCGCTGACCTTCGCCCTGGTGGCCTCGCTGGCCGCCGTGGGCGGCGGCTGGGTGGTGGCCGCCAATGAATACGGGCGCTGGCTGGCCCTGGCCCTGGTGGCCCTGTTCGCACTGACCCTGCTGTGGCCCGGCCTGTCCGAGCGGCTGACACGCCCCCTGGTGGCCGCCGGCTCGCGTCTTTCCGAGCGGGCCCAGGGCACGGGTGCGACGGACGGCGGCCCGCGCCCCGGCGCTTCGCTGCTGCTGGGCGTGGCCACGGGCCTGCTGTGGGCGCCCTGCGCAGGGCCCATCCTGGGCCTGATCCTCACGGGCGCGGCGCTGCAGGGGGCCAACGCGGGCTCCAGCCTGCTGCTGCTGGCCTATGCGGCGGGCGCGGCCACTTCCATGGCCGCGGCCCTGCTGCTGGGCGGCAAGGTGTTCACCACGCTCAAGCGCTCTCTGGGCGCGGGCGAATGGGTGCGGCGGGGGTTGGGTGCGGCCATGCTGGCCGGCGTGGGCGCGATCGCCCTGGGGCTGGACACGGGCGTGCTGGCCCGGCTGTCCACGGCCTCCACGGGAGGGCTGGAGCAGAAGCTGGTGGACCGCCTGGGCAGCAGGCCCGAGGGCGGCGCCATGGCCATGCAGGCCGGCCCCGCCATGATGGCCGCCGTGGACAACGGCCAGGGCCCGGGTCAGGCCATGATGGCCGCGGGCGGCGCCATGCGCATGGCCGCCGGCCCTGCCCAGGCCGCCTTGCCTGACGAAGGCCTGGCCCCTGCGCTGGACGGAGCCACCGACTGGCTCAACGGCGCCCCGCTGACGGCCGAACAACTGCGTGGCAAGGTGGTGCTGGTCGATTTCTGGACCTACTCCTGCATCAACTGCCTGCGCACCCTGCCCTACGTGAAGGCCTGGGCCGAGAAGTACCGGGACCAGGGCCTGGTGGTGGTAGGCGTGCATGCGCCCGAGTTCGCCTTCGAGCGCAAGCTGTCGAATGTGGAAAAGGCCGTCAAGGACCTGGGCATCCCCTATCCCGTGGCCGTGGACAACGGCTACAGGATCTGGCGCGCCTTCAACAACCAGTACTGGCCGGCGCACTACTTCATCGATGCCCGGGGGCGCATACGCCACCACCATTTCGGCGAAGGCGGCCATGCCGAGTCCGAGCGCGTCATCCAGCAGTTGCTGCGGGAAGCGGGCTCCAGGCAGGTGGACCAGGGTCTGATCGAGGTCCGCGCCCAGGGCGTGCAGCAGGCCGCCGACATGGCCTCGGTGCGCTCGCCCGAGACCTACCTGGGCTATGGGCGCGCCGAGCATTTCGCCTCCACGCCGGCCGCCGCACGCGACCAGACTGCCGCCTATGAGGTGCCCGATCGACTGGCGCTCAACGCCTGGGGCCTGGCGGGCCAATGGACGGTGGGCCCGGAAAGCGCCACGCTGGACCGCGCCACGGGCCGCATCAGCTACCGCTTCCAGGCCCGCGACCTGCACCTAGTGCTGGGCCCGGGGCCGCAGGGCAGGCCCGTGCGCTTCAGGGTGCTGATCGACGGCAAGGCGCCAGGCGCGTCCCGCGGCATGGATGTGGGAGCCGACGGCAGCGGCACCGTGACCGCGCAGCGCCTGTACCAGCTCATACGCCAGGACGGCGCCATCGCCGAGCGCACTTTCAGCATCGAGTTCCTGGACCCCGGCGTCTCGGCCTATGCCTTCACCTTCGGTTGA
- the msrB gene encoding peptide-methionine (R)-S-oxide reductase MsrB: protein MNTRRHLLWTAGAGTAAVLAAGLFPRRAPAAASSEIFEVNHSDAEWRARLTPEQYNVLRREATERAGSSPLNREHRAGTFSCAGCGLALFSSKTKFDSGTGWPSFWQPLDQAVATRQDRSYGMVRTEAHCRRCGGHLGHVFNDGPPPTGLRYCMNGLSLTFTPQPA from the coding sequence ATGAACACCAGACGCCATCTCCTGTGGACCGCGGGCGCCGGCACCGCCGCCGTGCTGGCGGCCGGCCTGTTCCCGCGCCGCGCGCCGGCCGCCGCATCCAGCGAGATCTTCGAGGTCAACCACAGCGACGCCGAGTGGCGCGCCCGCCTCACGCCCGAGCAGTACAACGTGCTGCGCCGCGAAGCCACCGAGCGCGCCGGCAGCAGCCCGCTGAACAGGGAGCACCGCGCGGGCACCTTCTCCTGCGCGGGCTGCGGCCTGGCGCTGTTTTCCTCCAAGACCAAGTTCGACAGCGGCACGGGCTGGCCCAGCTTCTGGCAGCCGCTGGACCAGGCCGTGGCAACGCGCCAGGACCGCAGCTACGGCATGGTCCGCACCGAGGCGCACTGCCGCCGCTGCGGCGGCCACCTGGGCCATGTCTTCAACGACGGCCCGCCGCCCACGGGCCTGCGCTACTGCATGAACGGCCTGTCGCTGACGTTCACGCCCCAGCCGGCCTGA
- a CDS encoding response regulator transcription factor, which translates to MSAPRRVLVVEDDAHIADLLTLHLRDEGLEVVHCARGDDGLRQLERGGWDALVLDIMLPGVDGLEICRRARAMARYTPIIIISARSSEVHRILGLEIGADDYLAKPFSVLELVARVKALLRRVDALAQNARLEAGSLSVDGLAMDPVARDARLGGARLDLTPREFDLLYFFARQPGKVFSRMDLLNAVWGYQHEGYEHTVNTHINRLRAKIEADPAQPARILTVWGRGYKFAEAGEGA; encoded by the coding sequence ATGTCCGCCCCGCGCCGCGTTCTTGTCGTCGAGGACGACGCCCACATCGCCGACCTGCTCACCCTGCACCTACGTGACGAGGGGCTGGAGGTCGTGCACTGCGCGCGTGGCGACGACGGCCTGCGCCAGCTCGAGCGCGGTGGTTGGGATGCGTTGGTGCTGGACATCATGCTCCCGGGCGTGGACGGGCTGGAGATCTGCCGCCGTGCCCGCGCCATGGCGCGCTACACGCCCATCATCATCATCAGCGCGCGCTCCAGCGAGGTGCACCGCATCCTGGGCCTGGAGATCGGCGCGGATGACTACCTGGCCAAGCCGTTCTCGGTGCTGGAGCTGGTGGCGCGCGTCAAGGCGCTGCTGCGCCGCGTCGATGCCCTGGCCCAGAACGCGCGCCTGGAGGCAGGCAGCCTGTCCGTGGACGGGCTGGCCATGGACCCCGTGGCCCGCGATGCGCGGCTCGGCGGCGCCCGGCTGGACCTGACGCCGCGCGAGTTCGACCTGCTGTACTTCTTCGCGCGCCAGCCCGGCAAGGTGTTCTCGCGCATGGACCTGCTCAACGCCGTCTGGGGCTACCAGCACGAGGGCTACGAGCACACGGTCAACACCCACATCAACCGCCTGCGCGCCAAGATCGAGGCCGACCCGGCCCAGCCCGCGCGCATCCTCACCGTCTGGGGCCGGGGCTACAAGTTCGCCGAGGCCGGGGAGGGGGCATGA
- a CDS encoding sensor histidine kinase, which yields MTLRPALRLTLTQRLSLVFALLLLVCSGTSAWMQLRASRMHELEVVQGLSRDVAESIARDAQLTDANGLMPGAVRGFFNQLMLVNPSVEVYLLDADGRIAGHAAPEGRLRRERVDLAPVHRLLEGAALPILGDDPRSAEGRKVFSAAPLRVHGRDVGFIYVVLQGEAHDQLVAQGSAGTVLRTALWSIAMVALLCLAAGLVAFRLITRPLRRLTDEVARFDIHGAPPELPPQPPDEGGDSRDEIAVLRRAYRQMVARMGEQWKALTRQDQERRELIANVSHDLRTPLSSLHGYLETLLLKDAQLDAAERRRYLGIAIDQSRKVGELAQSLFELARLEYGFVQPEPELFSMPDLVQDLFQKFELRAQARQVALQADFPPRLPAVMADLGMIERVLGNLLDNALRHTPEGGTVRITLEPAPAPHGPDVLGVQVTVSDTGPGIAAELREGLFQRPFTVGGARRGGGLGLRIVHRMLELQGSRIALVDLAGQGASFRFTLPQAVRPRQP from the coding sequence ATGACGCTGCGCCCAGCCTTGCGCCTGACCCTGACCCAGCGCCTGTCCCTGGTCTTCGCCTTGCTGCTGCTGGTGTGCAGCGGCACCTCGGCCTGGATGCAACTGCGCGCCAGCCGCATGCACGAGCTGGAAGTGGTGCAGGGCCTGTCGCGCGACGTGGCCGAAAGCATCGCGCGCGACGCCCAGCTGACCGACGCCAACGGCCTCATGCCCGGCGCCGTGCGCGGCTTCTTCAACCAGCTGATGCTGGTCAATCCCAGCGTGGAGGTCTACCTGCTGGACGCCGACGGCCGCATCGCCGGCCATGCGGCGCCCGAGGGGCGGCTGCGCCGCGAGCGCGTGGACCTGGCGCCCGTGCATCGCCTGCTCGAAGGCGCTGCGCTGCCCATCCTGGGCGACGACCCGCGCAGCGCCGAAGGGCGCAAGGTCTTCAGCGCGGCGCCGCTGCGCGTGCATGGCAGGGACGTGGGCTTCATCTACGTGGTGCTGCAGGGCGAGGCGCACGACCAGCTCGTGGCCCAGGGCTCGGCCGGGACCGTGCTGCGCACGGCGCTGTGGTCCATCGCCATGGTGGCCCTGCTGTGCCTGGCTGCGGGCCTGGTGGCTTTCAGGCTGATCACGCGGCCGCTGCGTCGGCTCACCGACGAGGTGGCGCGCTTCGACATCCATGGCGCGCCGCCCGAGCTGCCGCCCCAGCCGCCGGACGAGGGCGGCGACAGCCGCGACGAGATCGCCGTGCTGCGCCGTGCCTACCGCCAGATGGTGGCGCGCATGGGCGAGCAGTGGAAGGCGCTGACGCGCCAGGACCAGGAGCGGCGCGAACTGATCGCCAATGTCTCGCACGACCTGCGCACGCCGCTGTCCTCGCTGCATGGCTACCTGGAGACGCTGCTGCTCAAGGACGCGCAGCTCGACGCTGCCGAGCGTCGGCGCTACCTGGGCATCGCCATCGACCAGAGCCGCAAGGTGGGAGAGCTGGCGCAAAGCCTGTTCGAGCTGGCGCGCCTGGAATACGGCTTCGTGCAGCCCGAGCCCGAACTGTTTTCCATGCCCGACCTGGTGCAGGACCTGTTCCAGAAATTCGAGCTGCGCGCCCAGGCGCGCCAGGTGGCGCTGCAGGCCGACTTCCCGCCCCGCCTGCCCGCCGTCATGGCCGACCTGGGCATGATCGAGCGCGTGCTCGGCAACCTGCTGGACAACGCGCTGCGCCACACGCCCGAGGGCGGCACCGTGCGCATCACGCTGGAGCCGGCACCCGCGCCGCATGGACCGGACGTGCTGGGCGTGCAGGTCACTGTCTCCGATACCGGCCCCGGCATCGCCGCCGAGCTGCGCGAGGGCCTGTTCCAGAGGCCCTTCACCGTGGGCGGCGCGCGCCGGGGCGGGGGACTGGGCCTGCGCATCGTGCACCGCATGCTGGAGTTGCAGGGCAGCCGCATCGCGCTGGTGGATCTGGCGGGGCAGGGCGCGAGTTTCCGGTTCACCCTGCCGCAGGCGGTGCGGCCGCGCCAACCTTGA